The genomic stretch CGGCAGGGACGGGAGCCGCTTCCAGGTGCCGCTGCCCGCCGACGACGAGCCGCGCACCGGCCAGGGTCCCGGCGTCGAGCGGCGCCCCCGTCCCCGTACCGACGACGGTGATCACGTGCTCGCCCCCCGCTCACGCAGCGCCCGACGGGCCTCCGGGTCGGCCTTGCGGAACCCGTGGAAGTGGCCGGGGTGGTAGAGGTGCGAACGGGTCCCCTCCGCGGAGAGCGCAGGTCCGACCAGGAAGAGGGTGTGCTTCCAGAGCTTGTGCTCCTTGACGGTCTCCTCCAGCGTGCCGACCGTGCATCGCACGATCAGCTCCTCCGGCCAGGTGGCCTGGTAGGCGACCACGACGGGGGTGTCGGTCGGATAGCCGCCCTCCAGCAATTCCCGCACCAACTGCCCGCTCCGGGCCGCCGACAGGAAGATCGCCATGGTGGTCCCGTGCTTGGCGAACTCCCGCACCTCCTCCCCGGGCGGCATGGGCGTCTTGCCGCCGCCGAGCCGGGTCAGCACGACCGACTGCGCGACCTCCGGGATGGTCAACTCGCGCTGGGCGAGCGCGGCGACGGCGGAGAAGGCGGAGACGCCGGGGATCACCTCGGTCGCGATCCCGATCCGGGCACACCGGTCGAGCTGTTCCTGGGTACCGCCCCACAGGGCGGGGTCGCCGGAGTGGATCCGGGCGACGCGCAGCCCCTGGTCGCGGGCCCGCTCGTACACGGCGACGACGTCCTCCAGGGACATGGTCGCCGAGTCGAGGATCTCGGCGTCCTCACGCGCGTGCTGGAGGACCTCCGCCTGAACCAGGCTGGCCGCCCAGATCACCACGTCGGCCTCGGCGATGGCACGCGCGGCACGGAACGTCAGCAGATCGGCGGCGCCGGGGCCGGCACCGACGAAGGTCACCTTGCCGGTGGGGGCATCGGCCATGGGGATCGGGTCCTCTCCTGAAGAGCGGTAGTGCTTTGCTGGTGTGGAAGTCGGTGTGGAAGTTGCTGTCGAAAGTCAGTGGACGGGCGGGCGTCGGACATGCGCACACGCACCGCGATCCGATAGCAAGGCCCTATGGCGGTCTTCGTAGCGCTCGGCGCGTTCCTGATGACGCTGGCCGGCGGCTGGACGGCGCAACGCGTGACGGACCGCCGCCACCTCGTGCTGGGCCTGGCCGGCGGCCTGATGCTCGGCGTGGTCGGCCTCGACCTGCTCCCCGAGGCCCTGGAGGCGGCGGGCGAGGAGGTCTACGGCGTACCCGCCGCGCTGCTGCTGTTCGTCGCCGGATTCCTCCTGGCCCACCTGGTGGAACGCCTGCTGGCCGTCCGCCAGGCGGCACACGGCGCGGAGGAGACGGACGGCAGGGCCCCCGAAGTGGGCCTCACGGCCGCCGCGGCGATGGTCGGCCACAGCGCGATGGACGGCGTCGCGATCGGCGCGGCCTTCCAGGTCGGCGGCGGCATGGGCGCGGCGGTCGCCGTCGCGGTCATCGCCCATGACTTCGCGGACGGCTTCAACACGTACACGATCACGAGCCTGTACGGGAACGCCCGCCGCCGCGCACTCGCCATGCTGTTCGCCGACGCGGCAGCACCGGTGGTGGGCGCCGCGTGCACGACGTTCGTGACGATCCCCGAGACCCTGCTCGGCGGCTATCTCGGCCTCTTCGGCGGCGCCCTGCTCTACCTCGCGGCGGCGGAGATCCTCCCCGAGGCCCACCACGAACACCCGGCCCGCTCGACGGTGTTGTGCACGATCGCCGGGGCGGCGTTCATCTGGCTGGTGGTGGGAATGGCGAGTTGACGACGGGCCGGTCTGCGACTGGCTCACAACTTCCCACCCCGCCCGCCGTCACGCCGGGCGGGCGCGATGAGCGTGGAGAGATACGGCAGCGGCGCCCCGTCCAGCTCGTCGGCGGGCCGGATGGACTCCTCGGGCAGCCCGAGCGCGGCACCCCACACGGCGTCCCCGATCCGCCCGGTCTCCCGCAGCGCCTCGGCGACCTCGGCGGCCTGCCGCCCGAACTTGTAGGCGACGACGGTCCCGGGCCCGGCGAGGGCGTCCTTGAGCACGGCGGCCCCGGCGGTGACGGGCACGAGGGTGAGCGGCTCGGTGCCCTCGGTCAGCACGGCGCCGGAACGGGCGGCGAGATCCTGCATGGCGGTGATGCCCGGGACGGTCTCGACGAGAGTGCCGGGCACCACCTCCCCGATGGTCTGGGCGAGATAGGTGAAGGTGGAGTACACATTCGGATCGCCGATGGTGGCGAAGGCGACGACGGAGTGCTCCCGGAGCAGCTCGGCGACACGGGTGCCGGCGGCGTCCCAGGCGTCCTCACGCCGCTGCCGGTCGCTCCGCTCGTTGAGGGCGAACACCACCCGTACGACCTTGTCCTCCGGGACATAGTGCAGAACGGTCGCCTCGGCCCGCCCCCGCTCCCCGGTGTCCATGACGGGCACGACGACGACATCGGCGCCCTGGAGAGCGCGCACACCCTTGACGGTCACCAGCTCCGGATCCCCGGGACCCACCCCGACGCCGATCAACCTGCTGCTGCTCATGACGTCCGGCACCTCTCCACGAACCGACGGGCGACACCGGGCCGGGAGGCCCAGTGCGTGTGCAGATAACTCGCGTGCACACCACGCTGTACAAAACCTTCGACACGCCGGTGAGGTGTACGCACCCCCCAAGCGGGAGCCGCCCCCGCCCCGGGCTCCACGACGGTCCGATGAAACTCATGCCCCCGCATGCGCAGGCCCGCGACGGCCAGCGAACTGTCCTCAACGGCCACGGCATCCCGATACCCGAGGGTGAGCCGCTCGGACATCCGCGCGGTCGCATCGAGCACGCCACACATGGGCAGCCCGTCAAGCTCACGGCAGAGATAAAGCAGCCCGGCACACTCAGCGGCAACGGGAGCCCCACCGAGAGCAAGCTCGGCAACGGCCTTGCGCAGGGTCTCGTTGGCGGACAGCTCAGAGGCATACACCTCAGGAAACCCGCCCCCGATCACCAACCCCTGTGTGCCATCGGGAAGTTGTTCGTCGCGAAGGGGATCGAAGGGGACGACTTCAGCACCGGCGGCGGCAAGCAGCTCAGCGTGCTCCGCATACGAGAACGTGAACGCTGATCCACCGGCAACGGCAACTACCAGCCCGTCCGGCGTTTGAGGACGAGGCCCGTTCAGGGCCGACAGCGGGGGTCCGGGGGCGGCAGCCCCCGGGTACGGGACGGGTAGGGGCGGCGGGGGCGAAGAAGCCAAGGCGTCGCCCGGCGACCAAGGCGCACACGGCAACGGCCCAGCACTACGCGCCAGCGCCAGCAACCCCTCCAGATCACAACCGTCGGCGACCTGCGCCCCCATCGCAGCCACCGCCGAAACAGCCGCAGACCGCCGCTCCGCAACCGGCACCAACCCCAGATGCCGAGAAGGCGTATCCACCTGAACAGCCCGCCGCAACACCCCCAACACCGGCACCCCGACCGACTCCAACGCCTCCCGCAGCAACGACTCATGCCGATCCGAGGCGACCTTGTTCAGAATCACCCCACCGACCCGAACCTCCGGATCCCACGAGACAAACCCATGCACCAGCGCCGCCACCGACCGAGACTGCGACGACGCGTCCACCACCAGCACCACCGGCGCCCGCAACACCTTCGCCACCTGCGCGGTGGACGCCAGTTCACCCTCCCCCGCGGCCCCGTCGTACAGCCCCATCACACCCTCGACGACAGCGACATCGCACCCGCGCGCACCGTGCAGGAACAACGGCCCCACCAACTCGGGCCCGCACAGATACGCATCGAGGTTCCGCCCCACCCGCCCACTCGCGAGCGCGTGATACCCGGGATCGATGTAGTCCGGCCCCACCTTGTGCGGAGACACGGCAAGCCCCCGCGCGGCGAACGCGGCCATCAACCCGGTCGCGACAGTCGTCTTCCCGCTCCCCGAGGAGGGCGCGGCGACGACCAGCCGAGGAACGGACGAGGACATCACCACTCGATGCCCCTCTGCCCCTTCTGACCCGCGTCCATCGGATGCTTCACCTTGGACATGTCGGTCACGAGATCCGCGAGGTCGACAAGCTTCTCGGGCGCGTTCCGCCCGGTGATCACGACATGCTGCGTCCCCGGACGGTCCCGCAGCACGGAGATCACCTCATCGGTGTCGACCCACCCCCAGTGCATGGGGTACGCGAACTCGTCGAGCACATACAGCCGGTACGTCTCCGCGGCAAGGTCCCGCTTGACCTGC from Streptomyces davaonensis JCM 4913 encodes the following:
- the cobM gene encoding precorrin-4 C(11)-methyltransferase — translated: MADAPTGKVTFVGAGPGAADLLTFRAARAIAEADVVIWAASLVQAEVLQHAREDAEILDSATMSLEDVVAVYERARDQGLRVARIHSGDPALWGGTQEQLDRCARIGIATEVIPGVSAFSAVAALAQRELTIPEVAQSVVLTRLGGGKTPMPPGEEVREFAKHGTTMAIFLSAARSGQLVRELLEGGYPTDTPVVVAYQATWPEELIVRCTVGTLEETVKEHKLWKHTLFLVGPALSAEGTRSHLYHPGHFHGFRKADPEARRALRERGAST
- a CDS encoding ZIP family metal transporter: MAVFVALGAFLMTLAGGWTAQRVTDRRHLVLGLAGGLMLGVVGLDLLPEALEAAGEEVYGVPAALLLFVAGFLLAHLVERLLAVRQAAHGAEETDGRAPEVGLTAAAAMVGHSAMDGVAIGAAFQVGGGMGAAVAVAVIAHDFADGFNTYTITSLYGNARRRALAMLFADAAAPVVGAACTTFVTIPETLLGGYLGLFGGALLYLAAAEILPEAHHEHPARSTVLCTIAGAAFIWLVVGMAS
- the cobI gene encoding precorrin-2 C(20)-methyltransferase, yielding MPDVMSSSRLIGVGVGPGDPELVTVKGVRALQGADVVVVPVMDTGERGRAEATVLHYVPEDKVVRVVFALNERSDRQRREDAWDAAGTRVAELLREHSVVAFATIGDPNVYSTFTYLAQTIGEVVPGTLVETVPGITAMQDLAARSGAVLTEGTEPLTLVPVTAGAAVLKDALAGPGTVVAYKFGRQAAEVAEALRETGRIGDAVWGAALGLPEESIRPADELDGAPLPYLSTLIAPARRDGGRGGKL
- a CDS encoding cobyrinate a,c-diamide synthase; the protein is MSSSVPRLVVAAPSSGSGKTTVATGLMAAFAARGLAVSPHKVGPDYIDPGYHALASGRVGRNLDAYLCGPELVGPLFLHGARGCDVAVVEGVMGLYDGAAGEGELASTAQVAKVLRAPVVLVVDASSQSRSVAALVHGFVSWDPEVRVGGVILNKVASDRHESLLREALESVGVPVLGVLRRAVQVDTPSRHLGLVPVAERRSAAVSAVAAMGAQVADGCDLEGLLALARSAGPLPCAPWSPGDALASSPPPPLPVPYPGAAAPGPPLSALNGPRPQTPDGLVVAVAGGSAFTFSYAEHAELLAAAGAEVVPFDPLRDEQLPDGTQGLVIGGGFPEVYASELSANETLRKAVAELALGGAPVAAECAGLLYLCRELDGLPMCGVLDATARMSERLTLGYRDAVAVEDSSLAVAGLRMRGHEFHRTVVEPGAGAAPAWGVRTPHRRVEGFVQRGVHASYLHTHWASRPGVARRFVERCRTS